A single region of the Arvicanthis niloticus isolate mArvNil1 chromosome 28, mArvNil1.pat.X, whole genome shotgun sequence genome encodes:
- the Stx11 gene encoding syntaxin-11, whose translation MKDRLAELQELSRSYDQQFPDGDDDFDAPHEDIVFETDHILESLYRVIQDIQDENQLLLIDVRRLGRQNVRFLTSMRRLSSIKRDTNSIAKAIKTRGEGIHQKLRSMKELSEQAEARHGEHSVVSRISHAQYSALARTFQQAMYEYNQAEMKQRDNCKIRIQRQLEIMGKDVSGEQIEDMFEQGKWDVFSENLLADVKGARAALNEIESRHRELLRLEGRIRDVHELFLQMAVLVEKQADTLNVIELNVQKTLDYTGEAKAQVRKAVQYKKKNPCRTICCFCCPCVN comes from the coding sequence ATGAAGGACCGGCTTGCAGAGCTTCAGGAATTGTCCAGGAGCTATGACCAGCAATTCCCAGATGGGGATGATGACTTTGACGCTCCCCACGAGGACATCGTGTTCGAGACCGACCACATCCTGGAGTCCTTGTACCGGGTCATCCAGGACATCCAAGATGAAAACCAGCTGCTTCTGATCGACGTGAGGCGCCTGGGGAGGCAGAATGTCCGCTTCCTCACCTCCATGAGGCGCCTCAGCAGCATTAAGCGCGACACCAATTCCATCGCCAAGGCCATCAAGACCCGGGGTGAAGGCATCCACCAGAAGCTGCGCTCCATGAAGGAGCTGAGCGAGCAGGCGGAGGCCCGGCATGGCGAGCACTCGGTGGTGTCCCGCATCTCACACGCACAATACAGCGCGCTGGCCCGCACCTTCCAGCAAGCCATGTATGAGTACAACCAGGCCGAGATGAAACAGCGCGACAACTGCAAGATCCGCATCCAGCGGCAGCTGGAGATCATGGGCAAGGACGTGTCGGGCGAGCAGATCGAGGACATGTTTGAGCAGGGCAAATGGGACGTGTTCTCCGAGAACCTGCTGGCCGACGTGAAGGGCGCGCGGGCGGCGCTCAACGAGATCGAGAGCCGCCACCGCGAGCTCCTGCGCCTCGAGGGTCGCATTCGCGACGTGCATGAGCTCTTTCTGCAGATGGCTGTGCTGGTGGAGAAGCAGGCGGACACGCTGAACGTCATCGAGCTCAACGTGCAGAAGACTCTCGACTACACGGGTGAGGCCAAGGCGCAGGTGCGCAAGGCGGTGCAGTACAAGAAGAAGAACCCCTGCAGGACCATCTGCTGCTTCTGTTGCCCCTGTGTCAACTAG